Proteins encoded by one window of Labrus bergylta chromosome 2, fLabBer1.1, whole genome shotgun sequence:
- the LOC109976992 gene encoding creatine kinase U-type, mitochondrial-like, whose protein sequence is MANSFTRMISGRNTAVILASIGASTLASGYLLSESAAAAERKRLYPPSADFPDLRKHNNCMATALTPKIYAQLRDKTTPNDWTLDQCIQTGVDNPGHPFIKTVGMVAGDEESYEVFSELFDPVIKERHNGYDPRSMRHTTDLDASKVTSGMFDEHYVLSSRVRTGRSIRGLSLPPACARSERREVERVVVTALSGLKGELAGRYYSLGEMSDREQQQLIDEHFLFDKPVSPLLTSAGMARDWPDARGIWHNNEKNFLIWINEEDHTRIISMEKGGNMKRVFERFCRGLKQVEHLIQERGWEFMWNERLGYVLTCPSNLGTGLRAGVHIRLPFLSKDPRFKKILDNLRLQRRGTGGVDTAATGDTFDISNLDRLGKSEVELVQLVIDGVNYLIECEKRLERGQDIKIPSPIPQFRK, encoded by the exons ATGGCGAATTCTTTCACCCGCATGATTTCTGGTCGGAACACAGCCGTGATTTTAGCCAGCATTGGAGCCAGCACTCTGGCATCTGGATACCTCCTCAGTGAGAgcgctgctgcagctgagaggaAGAGGCTCTATCCACCCAG TGCTGATTTCCCCGACCTGAGAAAGCACAACAACTGCATGGCAACGGCCCTGACCCCAAAAATTTATGCGCAGCTCAGGGACAAAACAACCCCCAACGACTGGACCCTGGATCAGTGCATCCAGACTGGGGTGGACAACCCAGGACACCCCTTCATCAAGACTGTGGGTATGGTGGCTGGAGACGAGGAGAGCTACGAG GTGTTTTCAGAGCTATTTGACCCTGTGATCAAAGAAAGACACAATGGCTATGACCCCCGTTCAATGAGGCACACCACTGACCTGGATGCTTCCAAG GTCACCTCAGGTATGTTTGATGAGCACTACGTGTTGTCATCTCGTGTCCGTACTGGCCGCAGCATCCGTGGACTGAGCCTTCCCCCTGCATGCGCCCGCTCTGAGCGCCGTGAGGTGGAGCGCGTGGTTGTGACCGCTTTGTCTGGGCTGAAGGGAGAACTGGCTGGTCGCTACTACAGCCTGGGAGAGATGTCTGatagagagcagcagcagcttatTGAT gagcacttcctgtttgataaACCTGTGTCACCTCTGCTTACGTCCGCTGGGATGGCCAGAGACTGGCCCGATGCTCGTGGGATCTG GCACAACAATGAGAAGAACTTTTTAATCTGGATCAATGAGGAGGATCACACCAGGATCATATCCAtggagaaaggaggaaacatgaAGAGAGTGTTTGAAAGGTTCTGCAGAGGCCTCAAGCAG GTGGAGCATTTAATCCAGGAGAGAGGTTGGGAGTTCATGTGGAATGAGCGTCTGGGCTACGTCCTCACCTGCCCCTCTAACCTTGGCACTGGACTTAGGGCTGGTGTGCATATTCGCCTTCCCTTCCTCAGCAAG GACCCTCGCTTCAAGAAGATCCTGGATAACCTGAGGCTACAGAGGAGAGGCACAGGAGGTGTCGACACGGCTGCTACTGGAGACACTTTTGACATCTCCAACCTCGACCGCCTTGGAAAGTCAGAG GTGGAGCTCGTGCAGCTGGTGATTGACGGAGTAAACTACCTTATTGAATGTGAGAAGAGGCTGGAAAGAGGGCAGGACATCAAGATCCCCTCCCCCATCCCTCAGTTCAGGAAGTGA